In Arachis stenosperma cultivar V10309 chromosome 1, arast.V10309.gnm1.PFL2, whole genome shotgun sequence, one DNA window encodes the following:
- the LOC130968655 gene encoding 110 kDa U5 small nuclear ribonucleoprotein component CLO gives MDDSLYDEFGNYIGPEIESDQESDRDIDDDDEEDEEDQGDRRHRSAEDGAASDGEAHPNGWITTSGNDDVEMVDNQVVLAEDKKYYPTAEEVYGEDVETLVMDEDEQSLEQSIIKQVKKKDFEVGVKDSSTYVAPQFLLGLMSNPALVRNVALIGHLQHGKTVFMDMLVEQTHRMATFDDQSEKHMRYTDTRKDEQERRISIKAVPMSLVLEDSNAKSFLCNIMDTPGHVNFSDEMTAALRLADGAVLIVDAAEGVMVNTERAIRHAIQERLPIVVVINKVDRLITELKLPPKDAYHKLRHTLEVINSHISAASSIAGDVQVIDPVAGNVCFASGTAGWSFTLQSFAKLYGKVHGIPLEANKFASRLWGDYYFHPDTRTFKKKPPASGGERSFVEFVLEPLYKIYSQVIGEHKKSVETTLAELGVKLSNAAYRLNVKPLLRLACKTVFGSASGFTDMLVQHIPSPKDAAIKKVDHIYTGPKDSIIYKSMAHCDSSGPLMVNVTKLYPKSDCSVFDAFGRVYSGKIQTGQTVRVLGEGYSPDDEEDMTVKEVTKLWVYQARDRMPIAEAPPGSWVLIEGVDASIMKTATLCNVDYDEDVYIFRPLQFNTLSVVKTATEPLNPSELPKMVEGLRKISKSYPLAITKVEESGEHTILGTGELYLDSIMKDLRELYSEVEVKVADPVVSFCETVVESSSMKCFAETPNKKNKITMIAEPLERGLAEDIENGVVSTDWNRKKLGEFFQTKYDWDLLAARSIWAFGPDKQGPNILLDDTLPTEVDKSLLNAVKDSIVQGFQWGAREGPLCDEPIRNVKFKIVDARIAPEPLHRGSGQLIPTARRVAYSSFLMATPRLMEPVYYVEIQTPIDCVSAIYTVLSRRRGHVTADVPQPGTPAYIVKAFLPVIESFGFETDLRYHTQGQAFCLSVFDHWAIVPGDPLDKSIVLRPLEPAPIQHLAREFMVKTRRRKGMSEDVSISKFFDEAMMVELAQQAADLHQQMM, from the exons ATGGACGATAGCTTATACGACGAGTTTGGCAACTACATCGGGCCCGAAATCGAGTCCGACCAAGAATCCGACAGAGACATTGACGACGACGACGAAGAGGATGAGGAAGACCAAGGTGACCGACGCCACCGTTCCGCCGAAGACGGCGCTGCATCCGATGGCGAGGCCCATCCGAACGGCTGGATCACGACCTCAGGGAACGACGACGTGGAGATGGTGGACAACCAGGTGGTCCTGGCGGAGGACAAGAAGTACTACCCCACCGCCGAGGAGGTTTACGGCGAAGACGTGGAAACCCTAGTCATGGACGAAGACGAGCAGTCTCTGGAACAGTCAATCATCAAGCAAGTAAAGAAGAAGGACTTCGAGGTTGGCGTGAAGGACTCTTCAACCTACGTGGCTCCCCAGTTTCTGTTAGGGTTGATGTCGAACCCTGCGCTTGTGAGGAACGTGGCGCTTATCGGGCACCTTCAGCATGGTAAGACGGTGTTCATGGACATGCTTGTTGAGCAGACCCACCGTATGGCGACGTTTGATGACCAGAGTGAGAAGCATATGAGGTACACTGATACCAGGAAAGATGAACAGGAGAGAAGGATTTCAATTAAGGCCGTTCCAATGTCGCTCGTGCTTGAGGATAGTAATGCCAAGTCGTTTTTGTGTAATATTATGGACACTCCTGGCCATGTTAATTTCTCTGATGAGATGACTGCGGCTTTGAGGCTCGCTGATGGTGCCGTTTTGATCGTCGATGCTGCTGAAGGAGTCATG GTAAACACTGAGAGGGCAATACGCCATGCAATCCAGGAGCGGCTTCCTATAGTTGTTGTAATCAATAAG GTTGACAGGCTCATAACTGAGCTTAAATTACCCCCAAAAGATGCTTACCATAAACTAAGGCATACACTGGAAGTAATCAATAGTCACATATCTGCTGCATCTTCTATTGCTGGGGATGTCCAAGTTATTGATCCAGTTGCTGGGAACGTTTGTTTTGCAAGTGGCACTGCTGGATGGTCATTTACGTTGCAATCATTTGCTAAACTGTACGGGAAGGTGCATGGAATTCCTCTGGAAGCTAATAAATTTGCTTCTCGCCTTTGGGGAGACTACTATTTTCATCCAGATACCAGAACCTTTAAAAAGAAACCCCCTGCCAGTGGAGGTGAACGATCTTTTGTTGAGTTTGTACTGGAACCACTTTACAAGATTTATAGCCAAGTGATTGGAGAACATAAAAAGAGTGTAGAGACAACCCTGGCagaacttggagttaaactaaGTAATGCAGCCTATAGATTAAACGTTAAACCTTTGTTAAGGCTGGCTTGTAAGACAGTCTTTGGTTCAGCTTCTGGTTTTACTGATATGCTTGTTCAGCATATTCCTTCACCAAAAGATGCTGCAATTAAAAAAGTTGATCATATATATACTGGGCCTAAAGACTCAATCATTTATAAATCCATGGCACATTGTGATTCTTCTGGGCCCCTGATGGTTAATGTAACCAAATTGTACCCCAAATCTGATTGCAGTGTGTTTGATGCTTTTGGTAGAGTTTATAGTGGCAAGATACAGACAGGACAAACTGTACGTGTTCTAGGAGAAGGATACTCACCGGATGATGAGGAGGACATGACCGTGAAAGAGGTAACAAAGTTGTGGGTGTATCAAGCTCGAGATAGGATGCCAATTGCTGAGGCTCCTCCTGGGTCTTGGGTCTTAATTGAAGGCGTGGATGCTTCAATCATGAAAACTGCCACTCTTTGTAATGTAGATTATGATGAGGATGTATATATATTCCGGCCTCTTCAGTTCAATACTCTGTCAGTGGTTAAAACAGCTACGGAGCCTTTAAATCCAAGTGAGTTGCCGAAAATGGTAGAGGGCCTCAGGAAAATCAGCAAAAGTTATCCTCTAGCCATTACTAAAGTGGAGGAGTCTGGGGAGCACACTATATTAGGGACTGGTGAGCTGTACTTGGATTCAATCATGAAGGACCTCAGGGAGCTTTATTCTGAAGTGGAAGTCAAG GTGGCAGATCCTGTTGTATCATTCTGTGAAACTGTTGTCGAGTCGTCTTCAATGAAATGTTTTGCCGAGACACCAAATAAGAAGAACAAAATAACTATG ATTGCTGAACCACTAGAAAGAGGTCTTGCTGAGGACATAGAGAATGGTGTTGTTAGTACTGACTGGAATCGGAAAAAACTAGGTGAATTCTTTCAGACTAAGTATGATTGGGATCTCCTTGCTGCACGGTCAATCTGGGCGTTTGGCCCTGATAAGCAG GGCCCCAATATTCTGTTAGATGACACCCTTCCAACTGAAGTTGACAAGAGCCTGCTGAATGCTGTCAAGGATTCCATTGTTCAGGG ATTTCAGTGGGGTGCACGAGAGGGACCTCTGTGTGATGAACCCATCAGAAATGTTAAATTCAAGATTGTTGATGCAAGAATTGCTCCTGAGCCACTTCATAGGGGATCTGGCCAGTTAATTCCAACAGCACGACGAGTGGCCTATTCTTCCTTCCTTATGGCTACCCCTAGGCTTATGGAACCAGTATATTATGTGGAG ATTCAAACACCAATAGATTGTGTATCTGCAATCTACACTGTGTTATCTCGTAGGCGTGGACATGTTACTGCTGATGTTCCTCAACCAGGCACCCCAGCTTATATTGTTAAG GCTTTCTTGCCCGTGATTGAATCTTTTGGTTTCGAGACAGACCTGAGATATCACACTCAAGGTCAAGCATTTTGCCTCTCTGTTTTTGATCACTGGGCTATTGTTCCTGGAGATCCTCTGGACAAAAGCATTGTTTTGCGTCCACTTGAACCAGCACCAATTCAACATCTTGCTCGTGAGTTTATGGTGAAAACAAGGCGTAGAAAG GGAATGAGCGAGGATGTAAGCATTAGCAAGTTCTTCGATGAAGCTATGATGGTGGAACTGGCACAGCAGGCAGCAGATCTTCATCAACAAATGATGTGA
- the LOC130940724 gene encoding probable protein phosphatase 2C 27, protein MTAAATMCVEEAEQVEHHDHQDMENTKKEDMIHNKKWPLHCDNHNLLMDTTSSFASSTANSLPLESICEETVIADKKQNGSSFVPALRSGEWSDIGGRPYMEDTHICIGDMAKRFGYNNNLLSEEAVSFYGVFDGHGGKSAAQFVRDHLPRIIVEDAGFPLELEKVVTKSFLDTDAELKTYSLESCLSSGTTALTAIIFGRSLLVANAGDCRAVLSRHGAAIEMSKDHRPYCIKERKRIESLGGFIDDGYLNGQLGVTRALGDWHLEGMKDTGGGGGPLSAEPELKLMTLTKEDEFLIIASDGIWDVFRSQNAVDFARRKLQEHNDVKQCCKQIVEEAIKRGATDNLTVVMVCFHSDPPPPVVVERARVRRSISAEGLHNLKCLLQG, encoded by the exons ATGACTGCAGCAGCCACCATGTGtgttgaggaagctgagcaagtTGAGCATCATGATCATCAAGATATGGAGAATACTAAGAAGGAAGACATGATTCATAACAAAAAGTGGCCTTTGCATTGTGATAATCATAATCTCTTGATGGACACCACCTCTTCTTTTGCATCTTCCACTGCAAACTCACTCCCT CTGGAAAGCATATGTGAGGAGACAGTGATTGCAGACAAGAAACAGAACGGTTCAAGCTTTGTCCCGGCTCTGCGCTCCGGCGAATGGTCTGATATCGGAGGCCGGCCTTACATGGAAGATACACACATATGCATTGGAGACATGGCAAAAAGATTTGGATACAATAACAACCTACTTTCTGAGGAAGCTGTTTCATTTTATGGT GTATTTGATGGACATGGAGGGAAGAGCGCGGCTCAATTCGTGCGCGATCATCTGCCTAGGATCATTGTTGAGGATGCAGGCTTTCCTTTGGAACTTGAGAAGGTTGTTACAAAGTCTTTTTTGGACACTGATGCAGAGCTTAAAACATACTCTCTTGAATCTTGCCTCTCTTCTGGAACCACTGCACTCACTGCAATTATATTCGGAAG GTCATTGCTTGTAGCCAATGCAGGGGACTGCAGGGCTGTGTTGTCGCGCCATGGCGCGGCAATAGAAATGTCCAAGGATCACAGGCCTTACTGCATCAAAGAGAGAAAGCGAATCGAGTCCCTAGGTGGATTCATTGATGATGGCTACCTGAATGGTCAGTTAGGTGTTACTCGCGCTCTAGGCGACTGGCatcttgaaggaatgaaggaCACTGGTGGAGGTGGTGGACCATTGAGTGCTGAGCCTGAACTCAAATTGATGACATTGACCAAAGAAGATGAATTCTTGATAATAGCAAGTGATGGAATTTGGGATGTTTTCCGGAGCCAAAATGCTGTGGATTTTGCTCGGAGGAAGCTTCAAGAACACAATGATGTGAAGCAATGTTGCAAGCAAATAGTAGAGGAAGCAATAAAGAGAGGAGCAACAGATAACTTAACGGTTGTGATGGTGTGTTTTCACTCAGATCCACCACCCCCGGTGGTTGTGGAAAGAGCAAGAGTTAGAAGAAGCATATCTGCTGAGGGACTGCATAACCTCAAATGCCTGCTACAAGGTTAG
- the LOC130973335 gene encoding 40S ribosomal protein S11, giving the protein MAEQTEKAFLKQPKVFLCSKKSGKGKRPGKGGNRFWKSIGLGFKTPRDAIEGTYIDKKCPFTGTVSIRGRILAGTCHSAKMNRTIIVRRNYLHFIKKYQRYEKRHSNIPAHISPCFRVKEGDHVIIGQCRPLSKTVRFNVLKVIPAGSSSGAKKAFAGI; this is encoded by the exons ATGGCTGAACAA ACCGAGAAGGCTTTTCTCAAGCAACCTAAAGTGTTTCTATG CTCGAAGAAAAGTGGGAAGGGAAAGAGGCCCGGAAAGGGTGGAAACCGTTTCTGGAAATCCATTGGCCTTGGATTTAAGACTCCCAGGGATGCCATTGAAG GAACCTATATTGACAAGAAATGCCCCTTTACCGGAACTGTTTCCATCCGTGGCCGAATCTTAGCTGGAACTTGTCACAGTGCTAAGATGAATAGGACTATCATTGTTAGGAGGAATTATCTTCATTTTATCAAGAAGTATCAGAG atacGAGAAAAGACATTCGAATATTCCTGCACATATATCACCCTGCTTCCGTGTGAAGGAAGGAGATCATGTTATTATTGGCCAATGCAG GCCACTTTCAAAGACGGTGAGGTTCAATGTGTTGAAAGTGATCCCAGCTGGATCTTCAAGTGGTGCAAAGAAGGCATTTGCTGGAATTTGA